A window of Brevibacterium ihuae contains these coding sequences:
- a CDS encoding glycerate kinase: MRILLACDKFKGTLTAPEVHAALTPALTAAGHTVTAVPIADGGDGTVAAAVSAGFTERTAQVSGPLGTPVTARWAERSGTAVIEMAEASGLALIDPDAESALAASSSGTGELIAAALDAGCTEIVLGVGGSATSDGGAGMLSALGIRFLDAAGDPIPPGGQGLERLDEVDTAGLHPVLRDGGAHIILASDVENPLTGPDGAAAVYGPQKGAGPAEVERLDRALAHFASLVPDGEHHAGRAGAGAAGGMGFGAFALLGAASVPGADYVLDLVGFTRAVDEADAVVTGEGRFDEQTLSGKGPGAVIAAARDRSLPVHVVCGSSEIAEERIADLGIAGVHRMTDVADLDSCLSEPAGVLELLAPRLAEGMR, from the coding sequence ATGCGCATCCTCCTCGCCTGCGACAAGTTCAAGGGCACACTCACCGCCCCCGAGGTCCACGCCGCCCTCACTCCTGCTCTCACCGCTGCTGGCCATACGGTGACCGCCGTGCCGATCGCCGACGGCGGGGACGGCACCGTCGCCGCCGCCGTATCCGCCGGCTTCACCGAGCGCACCGCGCAGGTCTCCGGACCGCTCGGCACCCCGGTGACCGCACGGTGGGCCGAGCGCTCCGGCACCGCGGTCATCGAGATGGCCGAGGCGAGCGGCCTCGCCCTCATCGACCCCGACGCCGAGTCCGCGCTGGCCGCCTCCTCATCCGGCACCGGGGAGCTCATCGCCGCGGCCCTCGACGCGGGCTGCACGGAGATCGTCCTCGGGGTGGGCGGCTCGGCCACGAGCGACGGCGGCGCGGGGATGCTCAGCGCGCTCGGCATCCGGTTCCTCGACGCGGCCGGTGACCCGATCCCGCCCGGCGGTCAGGGCCTCGAAAGGCTCGACGAGGTCGACACCGCGGGCCTCCATCCGGTCCTCCGCGACGGCGGTGCGCACATCATCCTCGCCTCGGACGTCGAGAACCCGCTCACCGGCCCGGACGGGGCCGCAGCGGTCTACGGCCCGCAGAAGGGGGCCGGGCCCGCCGAGGTCGAGCGCCTCGACCGGGCGCTCGCGCACTTCGCCTCCCTCGTCCCCGACGGCGAGCACCACGCCGGCCGCGCCGGAGCCGGTGCCGCGGGCGGCATGGGCTTCGGCGCGTTCGCGCTCCTCGGGGCCGCCTCGGTGCCCGGGGCGGACTACGTTCTCGACCTCGTGGGGTTCACCCGAGCGGTCGACGAGGCCGACGCAGTGGTCACCGGCGAGGGCCGCTTCGACGAGCAGACCCTGTCCGGCAAGGGGCCGGGAGCGGTGATCGCCGCGGCACGCGATCGCAGCCTGCCCGTCCACGTCGTGTGCGGATCGAGCGAGATCGCCGAGGAGCGGATCGCGGACCTCGGGATCGCCGGCGTCCATCGCATGACCGATGTCGCCGACCTCGATTCCTGCCTCTCCGAACCGGCCGGCGTGCTCGAACTCCTCGCTCCGCGCCTCGCCGAGGGCATGCGCTGA
- a CDS encoding copper resistance CopC family protein — protein sequence MSLFALVAAFFVGLGLVFAPAATAHDQLVSSTPESGAELDSQPEWIELEFSGEVQEMGSEVQVMYEGENVSAGELTVDGTTVSSALPADLSAGEYTVVWRVVSSDGHPISGEIPFTITDGSGAGGEAATEGEASEGAEGAEGDGPQLGAGAVDEEPQLGGEQRGSLEEGDAEATSSGMSTPMIVLLGVGALAVVVMVVLLLARKNKGLPGTEGEPRR from the coding sequence ATGTCCCTCTTCGCCCTCGTGGCGGCATTCTTCGTCGGCCTCGGCCTCGTGTTCGCCCCGGCCGCCACCGCCCATGACCAGCTCGTGTCCTCGACCCCCGAGTCCGGAGCGGAGCTCGACTCGCAGCCCGAGTGGATCGAGCTCGAGTTCAGCGGCGAGGTCCAGGAGATGGGCTCCGAGGTCCAGGTGATGTACGAGGGCGAGAACGTCTCCGCCGGTGAGCTCACGGTCGACGGCACCACGGTGAGCTCCGCCCTGCCGGCGGATCTGTCCGCCGGCGAGTACACCGTCGTGTGGCGGGTCGTGTCCTCCGACGGCCACCCCATCAGCGGCGAGATCCCCTTCACCATCACCGACGGCAGCGGTGCCGGCGGCGAGGCCGCGACCGAGGGCGAGGCCTCCGAGGGTGCTGAGGGCGCTGAAGGGGACGGCCCGCAGCTCGGTGCCGGCGCGGTCGACGAGGAGCCCCAGCTCGGCGGCGAGCAGCGCGGATCCCTCGAGGAGGGCGACGCCGAGGCGACCTCGAGCGGCATGTCCACGCCGATGATCGTCCTGCTCGGCGTCGGCGCCCTCGCCGTCGTCGTCATGGTCGTGCTGCTCCTCGCCCGCAAGAACAAGGGTCTGCCCGGCACCGAGGGCGAACCCCGCCGCTGA
- a CDS encoding DUF1684 domain-containing protein, translated as MEQYIAEWQEWHDARLSALATAFGWLSLTGLTWLDDGAEVSWEDGPGTFVRDGEWVHLTLAPGTSAGPGKDALEIMGRPGPLAEVRTDPEGRMSARVAPGESLGWVVVGHVLYELLNRDGSVGLRRHDSKAPLLSRFIDVPTFPVSRDWVVSAAFTPYPVPEERRIASAMPGIELDEQVTGEVTFELGGHTHRLKTTGGPDSGLTVRFHDYSNGVTTATWRTLNIGLPGSGGAVILDFNRTLNDPFAFTPYATCPAPVPENMLPLAVEAGERRPTQTLGEAGINTPVLVIETSATPGVGSILERFDDNGLDITHVRVSEGESLPPLAGFAAVVLFGGPEGDALTAEQRAEITELLTDVMATRLPVVGGGSAAQFLTQAASHDTLTAGRLTFEGMPDDVGRSPLAVSADIADDALFRANISKLGSDGIGYIELSKLADAAPGDDRSEAYTITWRDLVERFARLVHTNV; from the coding sequence GTGGAACAGTACATTGCAGAATGGCAGGAGTGGCACGACGCGCGCCTGTCCGCCCTCGCGACAGCGTTCGGATGGCTCAGCCTCACCGGTCTGACCTGGCTCGACGACGGCGCAGAGGTGTCCTGGGAGGACGGCCCCGGGACCTTCGTGCGCGACGGCGAGTGGGTGCACCTCACCCTCGCGCCGGGCACGAGCGCCGGACCCGGCAAGGACGCGCTCGAGATCATGGGGCGGCCCGGTCCGCTCGCCGAGGTCCGCACCGATCCCGAGGGACGGATGTCCGCCCGCGTGGCCCCCGGCGAATCGCTCGGCTGGGTCGTCGTCGGGCACGTCCTCTACGAGCTCCTCAACCGCGACGGTTCGGTGGGCCTGCGGCGGCACGACTCCAAGGCCCCGCTGCTCTCCCGCTTCATCGACGTCCCGACGTTCCCGGTGAGCCGGGACTGGGTGGTGAGCGCGGCGTTCACGCCCTATCCGGTCCCGGAGGAGCGGCGGATCGCCTCGGCCATGCCCGGGATCGAGCTCGACGAGCAGGTCACCGGCGAGGTCACCTTCGAGCTCGGCGGGCACACCCACCGGCTCAAGACGACCGGCGGACCCGACAGCGGTCTCACCGTGCGGTTCCACGACTACAGCAACGGCGTGACCACGGCGACCTGGCGCACCCTCAACATCGGGCTGCCCGGGTCCGGCGGCGCGGTCATCCTCGATTTCAACCGCACGCTCAACGACCCGTTCGCCTTCACGCCCTACGCCACCTGCCCCGCGCCGGTGCCGGAGAACATGCTCCCCCTCGCCGTCGAGGCCGGCGAGCGCAGGCCCACGCAGACGCTCGGCGAGGCGGGCATCAACACGCCCGTCCTTGTCATCGAGACGAGCGCTACGCCCGGCGTCGGGTCGATCCTCGAGCGCTTCGATGACAACGGCCTCGACATCACCCACGTGCGCGTGTCCGAAGGGGAGTCGCTGCCCCCGCTCGCCGGCTTCGCCGCCGTCGTGCTGTTCGGCGGGCCGGAGGGCGACGCGCTCACCGCTGAGCAGCGCGCGGAGATCACCGAGCTCCTCACCGATGTCATGGCCACCCGGCTGCCGGTGGTGGGCGGAGGATCGGCGGCGCAGTTCCTCACCCAGGCCGCCAGCCACGACACGCTCACCGCCGGACGGCTGACCTTCGAGGGGATGCCCGACGACGTCGGCCGGAGCCCGCTCGCGGTGAGCGCGGACATCGCCGACGACGCGCTGTTCCGCGCGAACATCTCCAAGCTCGGCTCCGACGGGATCGGCTACATCGAGCTCTCGAAGCTTGCCGACGCGGCCCCCGGCGACGACCGGTCCGAGGCGTACACCATCACCTGGCGCGATCTCGTCGAGCGGTTCGCCCGCCTCGTCCACACCAACGTCTGA
- a CDS encoding low molecular weight phosphotyrosine protein phosphatase, translating into MTSSSIPGGISDEEAGNPVDPRAVHVLTGAGYDAADHSARQVTGEWLAERDLAIAMTQRHREALERLVSRLPEERRPEIRMFRSYDPAADGLTGTDLDVADPWYGDQDGFFTTLDQVEAAVPGIVDEMRSRLRG; encoded by the coding sequence ATGACGTCCTCGTCGATTCCGGGGGGGATCAGCGACGAGGAGGCGGGAAACCCCGTCGACCCCCGCGCGGTGCACGTCCTCACCGGGGCCGGGTACGACGCCGCGGATCATTCCGCGCGGCAGGTCACCGGCGAATGGCTCGCCGAGCGCGATCTCGCGATCGCGATGACGCAGCGGCACCGGGAGGCGCTCGAGCGGCTCGTCTCCCGGCTGCCCGAGGAGCGCCGACCGGAGATCCGGATGTTCCGCTCCTACGATCCCGCGGCCGACGGGCTCACCGGCACCGACCTCGACGTCGCGGACCCCTGGTACGGCGACCAGGACGGTTTCTTCACCACGCTCGACCAGGTCGAGGCGGCTGTCCCCGGCATCGTCGACGAAATGCGTTCGCGTCTGCGCGGCTGA
- a CDS encoding MFS transporter, translating into MLRNYREIFALPGALKFSLAGLLARLPIAVLGLGILLFIQGTSGSYAIAGIVTATFMVVQAITNPLIARLVDRHGQARVMAPVVVIHVLALTGLLVTVYSGWWSGLIFVFAALSGGTVGSLGSLVRARWNAAVRTPRQLDTAFSWEAVADEILFVTGPVLVTALATAVLPPAGILASMAATIIGSLLFYTQKSTEPPIIRSTGADTGKVLTNLGIFVVVIAQVLLGVNFGAIDVIAVAFAEEQGHKALAGVVLSTFAAGSLLAGVIYGGVTWKSSAHQRFAVMIAALAAAIWLLMLATDMLRFGVIMFAIGLTIAPSLIAASSVVKDLAPPRRLTEALAWISTSLGFGVAIGSALAGIIIDAAGARTAVLVPAVSATIAAVVVALCFRSMDPAVRGHAARADRTVLDTGD; encoded by the coding sequence GTGCTGCGCAACTACCGCGAGATCTTCGCTCTGCCCGGGGCGCTCAAGTTCTCACTCGCCGGGCTGCTCGCCAGGCTGCCCATCGCCGTGCTCGGCCTGGGCATCCTTCTCTTCATCCAGGGTACGAGCGGCTCGTACGCGATCGCCGGGATCGTCACCGCGACCTTCATGGTCGTCCAGGCGATCACCAATCCGCTCATCGCCCGCCTGGTGGATCGCCACGGGCAGGCGAGGGTCATGGCCCCCGTCGTCGTCATCCATGTCCTCGCGCTCACCGGCCTCCTCGTCACCGTCTACTCCGGGTGGTGGTCCGGACTCATCTTCGTGTTCGCCGCCCTCTCCGGCGGCACGGTCGGCTCCCTCGGCTCCCTCGTCCGTGCGCGCTGGAACGCCGCAGTGCGCACACCCCGTCAGCTCGACACCGCCTTCAGCTGGGAGGCCGTCGCGGACGAGATCCTCTTCGTCACCGGCCCCGTCCTCGTCACCGCCCTCGCCACCGCGGTCCTCCCGCCGGCCGGCATCCTCGCCTCGATGGCCGCGACGATCATCGGCTCGCTGCTCTTCTACACCCAGAAGTCCACCGAGCCGCCGATCATCCGGAGCACCGGCGCCGACACCGGCAAGGTCCTCACCAACCTCGGCATCTTCGTCGTCGTCATCGCCCAGGTGCTCCTCGGCGTGAACTTCGGGGCGATCGACGTCATCGCCGTCGCCTTCGCCGAGGAGCAGGGCCACAAGGCGCTCGCCGGCGTCGTGCTCAGCACCTTCGCCGCCGGGTCGCTCCTCGCCGGCGTGATCTACGGCGGGGTGACCTGGAAGTCGTCCGCGCACCAGCGGTTCGCGGTGATGATCGCAGCCCTCGCAGCCGCCATCTGGCTCCTCATGCTCGCGACCGACATGCTCCGCTTCGGGGTCATCATGTTCGCCATCGGACTCACCATCGCTCCGAGCCTCATCGCCGCGTCCTCCGTGGTCAAGGATCTCGCCCCGCCGCGGCGGCTGACCGAGGCACTCGCGTGGATCAGCACCTCGCTGGGCTTCGGGGTCGCGATCGGCTCCGCGCTCGCGGGCATCATCATCGACGCCGCCGGCGCCCGCACCGCCGTGCTCGTGCCCGCAGTGAGCGCGACCATTGCCGCGGTCGTCGTCGCGCTGTGCTTCCGGTCGATGGATCCGGCAGTGCGCGGTCACGCGGCACGGGCCGACCGGACCGTGCTCGACACCGGGGACTGA
- a CDS encoding M13 family metallopeptidase, producing MSDTRLPHGDPAISAREDLFRHVNGAWLDSFEIPEDRAGDGTMRALYDASEAKVRDLITHLGEHEAEPGSEAQKIGALYASFMDTDTIEANGLDPIRGEIDAVLAAADHSELARVLGALERSGVPNVVGGFVSADAKDSSTYVLYAMQAGLHLPDENYYSSDDYEEIREAFLAHIARVSEIADLPRFTDRPHDELGALVLDFETRLAEHHWDRVACRDAEKTYNKFAAAELFELAEGFDFPAWFSGAEVSDLEYLVVSQPSFFVGMAQEWARTPLDDLKAWMVFGIVAAYAGLLTEELSEENFDFYGRTLSGTPTQRERWKRGVGLVESLLGEAVGKLYVDREFPPESKQAITALVERLTRAYEASITDLDWMGEDTRKRALTKLSKFVPKVGYPEVWREYPAEMRADDLIGNVRRAAIAEHERQIGRIGQEIDRTEWLMTPQTVNAYYHPVMNEIVFPAAILQPPFFDPDGSDAANYGAIGAVIGHEIGHGFDDQGSRYDGDGNLVNWWTDDDRERFEVRTASLVDQYDVLVPEGIDPKHHVNGALTVGENIGDLGGMSIAWKALQILARDEQRELSEEEEREFFYAWASAWRSKFRPAERIRRIAVDPHSPEEFRCNQVVKNMDAFAAAFGVEEGDGMYLAPDKRVTIW from the coding sequence ATGAGCGATACTCGACTGCCCCACGGCGACCCCGCGATCAGCGCCCGCGAGGACCTCTTCCGTCACGTCAACGGCGCCTGGCTCGACTCCTTCGAGATCCCGGAGGACCGCGCGGGCGACGGCACGATGCGCGCGCTGTACGACGCCTCCGAGGCCAAGGTCCGCGATCTCATCACCCACCTCGGCGAGCACGAGGCGGAGCCCGGCTCCGAGGCGCAGAAGATCGGCGCCCTCTACGCGTCCTTCATGGACACCGACACCATCGAGGCGAACGGGCTCGACCCGATCCGGGGCGAGATCGACGCGGTCCTCGCCGCCGCCGACCACTCCGAGCTCGCCCGCGTCCTCGGCGCCCTCGAGCGCTCCGGCGTGCCGAACGTCGTGGGCGGCTTCGTGTCCGCCGATGCGAAGGACTCCTCGACGTACGTCCTCTACGCGATGCAGGCCGGCCTCCACCTCCCCGACGAGAACTACTACTCCTCGGACGACTACGAGGAGATCCGCGAGGCCTTCCTCGCCCATATCGCGCGCGTGTCCGAGATCGCGGACCTGCCCCGCTTCACCGACCGCCCGCACGACGAGCTCGGCGCTCTCGTCCTCGACTTCGAGACCCGCCTCGCGGAGCATCACTGGGACCGGGTCGCGTGCCGCGATGCGGAGAAGACGTACAACAAGTTCGCCGCCGCCGAGCTGTTCGAGCTCGCCGAGGGCTTCGACTTCCCGGCCTGGTTCTCCGGCGCGGAAGTCAGCGATCTCGAGTACCTCGTCGTGTCCCAGCCGTCGTTCTTCGTCGGGATGGCCCAGGAATGGGCGCGCACCCCGCTCGACGACCTCAAGGCCTGGATGGTGTTCGGGATCGTCGCGGCCTACGCGGGACTCCTCACCGAGGAGCTGTCGGAGGAGAACTTCGACTTCTACGGCCGCACCCTGTCGGGCACGCCCACCCAGCGCGAGCGCTGGAAGCGCGGCGTCGGACTCGTCGAGAGCCTGCTCGGCGAGGCCGTCGGCAAGCTCTACGTCGACCGCGAGTTCCCGCCGGAGAGCAAGCAGGCGATCACCGCTCTCGTCGAGCGCCTCACCCGCGCCTACGAGGCCTCGATCACCGACCTCGACTGGATGGGCGAGGACACCCGGAAGCGGGCGCTCACCAAGCTCTCGAAGTTCGTCCCCAAGGTCGGCTACCCCGAGGTGTGGCGCGAGTACCCGGCGGAGATGCGCGCCGACGACCTCATCGGCAATGTCCGCCGCGCCGCGATCGCCGAGCACGAACGGCAGATCGGTCGGATCGGACAGGAGATCGACCGCACCGAATGGCTCATGACCCCGCAGACGGTCAACGCCTACTACCACCCGGTGATGAACGAGATCGTCTTCCCCGCCGCGATCCTCCAGCCCCCGTTCTTCGACCCGGACGGCTCCGACGCGGCGAACTACGGCGCGATCGGCGCGGTGATCGGGCACGAGATCGGCCACGGCTTCGATGACCAGGGCTCGCGCTACGACGGCGACGGGAACCTCGTCAACTGGTGGACCGACGACGACCGGGAGCGGTTCGAGGTGCGCACCGCGAGCCTCGTCGACCAGTACGACGTGCTCGTGCCCGAGGGGATCGACCCCAAGCACCACGTCAACGGTGCGCTCACGGTGGGCGAGAACATCGGCGACCTCGGCGGGATGTCGATCGCATGGAAGGCCCTCCAGATCCTCGCCCGCGACGAGCAGCGCGAGCTCAGCGAGGAGGAGGAGCGCGAGTTCTTCTACGCCTGGGCCTCGGCCTGGCGCTCGAAGTTCCGCCCGGCGGAGCGGATCCGGCGGATCGCGGTGGACCCGCATTCGCCGGAGGAGTTCCGCTGCAACCAGGTGGTCAAGAACATGGATGCCTTCGCCGCGGCCTTCGGCGTCGAGGAGGGCGACGGGATGTACCTCGCCCCGGACAAGCGCGTCACCATCTGGTGA